Proteins from one Impatiens glandulifera chromosome 2, dImpGla2.1, whole genome shotgun sequence genomic window:
- the LOC124927357 gene encoding zinc finger CCCH domain-containing protein 14-like: MLKEEISYGGDTNKENDGEVADSSANQSDHSTTHFTQRQSDEVYFNSLHHPMLHGNANRRSMPVVMPSEDSVEDKSATDFTTDNRMQETRFVLEYQQLYNQYAMLIARVQESLGEVESLRQENDDLRFVNSDLMKRLSLLSEATIQNCILSSGRSPLSSIANDLNRLSLGGNVGEDLVASEVSSVSPTSTIEQDQFEGPAPMDRVSLPKSISVRSSGYLTISHRGGSRGGPSRGIQSKNANSSGSQQRVYVPRGKREEEAMEFEVYNQGMFKTELCNKWQETGKCPYGEQCQFAHGITELRPVIRHPRYKTEVCRMVLAGVPCPYGHRCHFRHSLTDQERLLGPLAFN, from the exons ATGCTGAAAGAGGAGATCAGCTATGGCGGCGACACTAATAAAGAGAACGACGGAGAAGTAGCCGACTCATCGGCTAATCAATCTGATCACAGTACTACTCATTTCACTCAACGTCAATCCGACGAGGTTTATTTCAACTCTTTGCATCATCCGATGCTCCATGGAAATGCTAACCGGAGATCAATGCCGGTAGTTATGCCTTCGGAAGATTCAGTCGAGGATAAATCCGCTACAGATTTCACGACCGATAACCGCATGCAGGAAACTCGTTTCGTTCTAGAATATCAGCAACTGTATAATCAGTATGCGATGTTAATCGCTCGTGTTCAGGAATCCCTGGGAGAAGTTGAATCACTTCGCCAAGAGAATGATGATCTTCGTTTTGTCAATTCTGATTTGATGAAACGATTGAGTCTTCTATCGGAAGCTACGATACAAAATTGTATTCTCTCATCTGGCCGGTCGCCTCTATCCTCAATTGCCAATGACTTGAACCGCCTCAGTCTAGGAGGAAACGTCGGAGAGGATCTCGTCGCTAGCGAAGTTTCCAGTGTTAGTCCAACCAGCACCATTGAACAAGATCAATTTGAAGGACCGGCGCCTATGGATCGTGTTTCACTGCCAAAAAGCATCTCCGTTCGCTCAAGCGGTTACCTAACTATTTCTCATCGCGGTGGAAGCCGAGGAGGTCCTAGCAGGGGAATCCAGTCAAAAAACGCCAACTCAAGCGGATCG CAGCAACGAGTTTATGTGCCAAGGGGTAAGAGAGAGGAGGAAGCGATGGAATTCGAGGTATACAACCAGGGGATGTTCAAGACCGAACTCTGCAACAAATGGCAGGAAACAGGGAAATGTCCATATGGAGAGCAATGTCAATTTGCACATGGCATCACTGAGCTGCGTCCAGTGATCCGTCATCCACGTTACAAAACAGAGGTCTGCCGAATGGTTCTTGCTGGCGTCCCTTGTCCATATGGCCACCGTTGCCATTTCCGCCATTCCCTAACTGATCAGGAAAGACTTCTCGGGCCACTTGCATTCAATTGA
- the LOC124928043 gene encoding MADS-box protein JOINTLESS translates to MVREKIQIKKIDNATSRQVTFSKRRRGLLKKAEELSILCDADVALIIFSSTGKLFEYSNSSMKEILERHKLHAKNLKNLEQPCLDLQLAEDDKYTALSKEIAEQSQQLRQMRGEELQGLTIEELQQLEKSLEAGLTNVIDKKGEKIMKEINKLQKKGMQLMEENERLRQQVIEKTNGGSGRWGVIRSTDSENMVCEEGLSSESVTNNNIWNLTGGGGPPPPQDYESSDTSLKLGLP, encoded by the exons ATGGTGAGGGAAAAGATTCAGATCAAGAAGATCGATAATGCTACTTCCAGACAGGTCACCTTCTCGAAAAGGAGAAGGGGTCTCTTGAAGAAGGCAGAGGAACTTTCGATTCTATGCGATGCAGATGTTGCTCTCATAATCTTCTCTTCAACCGGAAAACTCTTTGAGTATTCCAATTCCAG TATGAAGGAAATACTTGAAAGGCATAAGTTACATgcaaaaaatctaaaaaacttGGAACAACCATGTCTTGATCTTCAG CTTGCAGAGGATGATAAGTATACCGCGTTAAGCAAGGAAATTGCAGAACAAAGTCAGCAGTTGAG GCAGATGAGAGGGGAAGAGCTCCAAGGTTTAACTATTGAAGAACTACAACAGCTAGAGAAATCTCTTGAAGCCGGATTAACTAATGTGATTGACAAAAAG GGTGAGAAGATTATGAAGGAGATAAACAAACTTCAAAAAAAG GGAATGCAACTTATGGAAGAAAATGAGCGGTTAAGACAACAA GTGATTGAGAAAACAAACGGCGGCAGTGGTCGTTGGGGGGTAATAAGAAGTACTGATTCAGAAAACATGGTTTGCGAGGAAGGATTGTCGTCGGAATCAGTaaccaataataatatttggaaCTTAACTGGTGGAGGAGGACCTCCTCCTCCTCAAGACTATGAGAGCTCAGACACTTCTCTGAAGCTGGG ATTACCATGA
- the LOC124925743 gene encoding protein PEP-RELATED DEVELOPMENT ARRESTED 1, chloroplastic, which translates to MAGGLNAPPFTAPSLSGRGRRRQYNQQFLLPPSFYYFKAAPLPQTSYFAFSRLHYQPKQQFLRKQKLNVASRSSYEVGGPEEEMLLNSRRGESSEDEKWSPSQYQALLKGGEQVVSVLEEIAKLLQDMNMDEASEKIAVELAAHGVIGKRVDQMESGFMMALDYMIELADKDRDDKRKSILEVIKETVLSHLTKKCPPHVQVIGLLCRTPQKESRQELLRRVAAGGGVFKSENGTKVHLPCANLNEIANQADDLLETMETRPVVPDRKLLARLVLIREEARNMMGGGILDERNDRGLNILPEAEVNFLTKLVSLKPGTTVETMIRNVMMGKEEGEETSGGADSKSVSGGITGKASFTGLKPLPVRPGMFLETVSKVLGGIYSGNVSGITAQHLEWVHQKTLHVLQEIAFSG; encoded by the exons ATGGCCGGCGGTCTAAATGCTCCTCCGTTCACGGCGCCAAGCTTATCGGGACGGGGACGACGACGACAGTATAATCAGCAATTTCTTCTTCCACCTTCATTCTACTACTTCAAAGCTGCGCCGTTGCCGCAAACTTCGTATTTTGCCTTTTCTCGCCTCCACTATCAACCGAAGCAGCAGTTTCTTCGTAAACAGAAACTGAATGTTGCCTCCCGCTCTAGCTACGAAGTCGGTGGACCTGAAGAAGAGATGCTTCTGAATTCCCGCCGAGGAGAATCCTCCGAGGACGAAAAGTGGAGCCCTTCCCAGTATCAAGCTCTTCTAAAAGGAGGAGAACAGGTCGTCTCCGTCCTCGAAGAGATTGCCAAACTT TTGCAAGATATGAATATGGATGAAGCATCAGAGAAGATAGCAGTGGAATTAGCAGCACATGGAGTCATAGGGAAGAGAGTTGATCAGATGGAATCAGGGTTTATGATGGCTTTGGATTACATGATTGAACTTGCTGATAAGGATAGAGATGATAAG CGCAAGTCTATCCTGGAAGTCATTAAGGAGACAGTGCTGTCCCATCTTACCAAAAAATGCCCCCCACAT GTTCAAGTGATTGGCCTTCTTTGTAGAACACCTCAGAAAGAAAGCAGACAGGAATTACTCCGACGTGTTGCTGCAGGTGGTGGTGTATTTAAAAGTGAGAATGGGACAAAAGTTCATCTCCCATGTgcaaatttaaatgaaatagcTAACCAGGCTGATGATTTGCTGGAG ACAATGGAAACACGTCCAGTTGTTCCTGATCGAAAGCTACTGGCGAGGCTTGTTTTGATTAGAGAGGAAGCTCGGAATATGATGGGAGGTGGAATATTAGATGAAAGGAATGATCGTGGTTTAAATATACTTCCCGAGGCGGAG GTGAATTTTTTAACTAAGCTTGTATCACTCAAGCCTGGTACAACAGTTGAGACGATGATAAGAAATGTGATGATGggaaaagaagaaggagaagaaactTCCGGTGGTGCTGATTCTAAAAGTGTTTCTGGTGGAATTACCGGGAAg GCTAGTTTTACTGGCCTAAAGCCACTTCCTGTTCGACCTGGCATGTTTCTTGAGACAGTCTCCAAG gTTTTGGGCGGCATATATTCTGGGAATGTGTCGGGCATCACAGCACAACACCTTGAATGG GTTCATCAGAAGACGCTTCATGTGCTTCAAGAAATTGCCTTTTCTGGCTAG
- the LOC124925215 gene encoding integrator complex subunit 3: MASKLIHATKFEAANPLEVSLIEAFQSVEHQLRPPFPLKVASSTSDYLDFNRAILYGILCEPHSAHIHMKHLYGKVTDGYNFFTTTIINLVNDLYPRLLQSVKLQLLWITNEMIHVSSIGIDGLPVALMRQIIGGDLTEGNIWLCFELLKLLMNKWDCLLDENHFILTSALYTFLRLLADHYRYNDPNLSVLKKMEIDFCVRMLNEQFGLCITIGRDLIRLLQDLVHIPEFQLIWKSLILNPSNFKVDTFSDISQIYMKRTSSRYHLLRIPPEMETNLRFLLTHVNLGSQNRYQAWFMRKFLSNPNRDSLVTDIIRFVCCGHHPTVEIIRSDILPRWAIIGWLLKSCTKKYHVEASAKLALFYDWLFFDERFDNIMNIEPAVLLMVNSIPQYIDMTNSLLEFLLLVVDNYDVERSGLIRERVTMVFNMLVAKGVIRSIDVFVRCDGLSPNLKESFLKLLMRRKPQSVDNQGISMPDLHLQVSPQRS, encoded by the coding sequence ATGGCTTCAAAACTAATTCACGCAACAAAATTTGAAGCTGCAAATCCATTAGAAGTTTCTCTAATAGAAGCTTTTCAATCTGTTGAACATCAATTGAGACCTCCATTTCCTCTCAAAGTTGCATCTTCAACATCAGATTACTTAGATTTCAACAGAGCAATACTCTATGGAATCTTATGTGAACCGCATTCAGCACACATTCATATGAAACATCTATATGGAAAAGTAACAGATGGATACAATTTCTTCACAACCACCATTATTAATCTTGTTAATGATCTATACCCTAGACTTCTCCAATCAGTTAAGCTTCAATTACTCTGGATCACCAATGAAATGATTCATGTCTCTTCCATAGGAATCGATGGATTACCTGTTGCCCTTATGAGACAAATCATTGGAGGCGATTTAACTGAAGGAAACATATGGTTATGTTTTGAATTACTTAAACTATTGATGAACAAATGGGATTGTTTATTAGATGAAAACCATTTCATCTTAACAAGTGCTCTCTACACATTTCTCCGCTTGTTGGCTGATCATTACAGGTACAACGATCCAAATTTATCGGTTTTGAAGAAAATGGAGATTGATTTTTGTGTTAGAATGTTGAATGAACAGTTTGGATTGTGTATTACAATCGGTAGAGACCTTATTCGTCTTCTTCAAGATCTTGTTCATATACCCGAGTTTCAACTTATATGGAAGAGTCTCATTCTTAATCCTTCAAATTTCAAAGTGGACACATTTTCAGACATCTCACAGATTTACATGAAAAGGACATCGAGTCGTTATCACTTGCTCCGAATTCCACCTGAGATGGAAACCAATCTTCGGTTTTTGCTTACACATGTTAATCTTGGTAGTCAAAACCGATACCAAGCTTGGTTTATGAGGAAATTTCTTTCGAATCCAAACAGGGACAGTCTAGTAACTGATATAATTCGGTTTGTATGTTGTGGGCATCATCCGACAGTTGAGATCATTCGATCGGATATTCTTCCCAGATGGGCTATTATAGGTTGGCTGTTGAAATCGTGTACGAAGAAGTATCATGTAGAAGCGAGTGCTAAGTTAGCATTGTTCTATGATTGGCTTTTCTTTGACGAAAGATTTGATAATATCATGAACATTGAGCCTGCGGTTTTACTAATGGTGAACTCGATACCTCAATATATCGATATGACGAACAGTTTACTggagtttcttcttcttgttgtcgATAATTATGATGTTGAGAGGAGTGGTTTAATTAGAGAACGGGTGACTATGGTTTTTAATATGCTTGTTGCGAAAGGAGTGATTCGTTCTATCGATGTTTTCGTTCGTTGCGATGGATTGTCTCCGAATCTTAAAGAGAGTTTTTTGAAGCTGTTGATGCGTAGAAAACCGCAAAGTGTTGACAATCAAGGTATTTCCATGCCTGATTTGCATTTACAAGTTTCTCCTCAACgcagttaa
- the LOC124925836 gene encoding transmembrane 9 superfamily member 3-like, protein MMRCFTVVLLFLSIAAQQVRSDASHHTYKRGDPVPLYANKVGPFHNPSETYRYFDLPFCSPGVVKEKKEAFGEVLNGDRLVTAPYKLEFLIDKDFESVCQKKLAAEEVAKFRTAVIKDYYFQMYYDDLPIWGFLGKVDKEGYNDPSKYKYYLFKHFQFDIFYNKDRVIEITVRPDPSFLVDLTDDKEVGLDFTYTVKWKETNTSYERRTDKYSQSSSLPRNMEIHWFSIINSCVTVLLLTGFLATILMRVLKNDFVKYARDEEALDDQEETGWKYIHGDVFRFPKFKSLFAAAIGSGTQLFTLTIFIFVLSLVGIFYPYNRGALFTSLVVIYALTSGIAGYTATSFYCQLEGTNWVRNLLLTGTLFSGPLFISFCFLNTVAIAYSATAALPFGTILVILLIFTLVTSPLLVLGGIAGKNSKPVFQAPVRTAKYPREIPTQPWYRSALPQMAMAGFLPFSAIYIELYYIFASIWGHKIYTIYSILFIVFIILLIVTAFITVGLTYFQLAAEDHQWWWRSFVCGGSTGMFIYGYCLYYYYARSEMSGFMQTSYFFGYMACICYGFFLMLGTVGFQAALFFVRHIYRSIKCE, encoded by the exons atgaTGCGCTGTTTCACGGTGGTCCTGCTCTTTCTCAGCATTGCAGCGCAGCAGGTGAGATCCGATGCATCTCATCATACCTATAAACGCGGCGACCCCGTTCCACTCTATGCCAATAAGGTCGGACCTTTTCACAACCCTAG TGAAACATATCGTTATTTTGACCTCCCATTCTGTTCTCCAG GAGTGgtgaaagagaaaaaagaagcTTTTGGTGAAGTTTTGAACGGGGATCGTCTTGTCACTGCACCTTATAAACTCGAGTTTTTAATTGACAAGGATTTTGAAAGTGTGTGCCAGAAGAAGCTAGCTGCAGAAGAAGTTGCTAAGTTTCGAACTGCTGTTATAAAGGATTACTACTTTCAGATGTATTACGACGACTTACCGATTTGGGGTTTCTTGGGGAAGGTAGACAAGGAAGGCTACAATGATCCAAGCAAGTACAAGTATTACCTATTTAAACATTTccagtttgatattttttacaataagGATCGTGTTATTGAGATAACTGTAAGACCCGATCCTAGTTTCCTTGTGGATCTGACTGATGATAAGGAAGTAGGTTTAGATTTTACCTACACTGTTAAATGGAAAGAAACTAACACCTCGTATGAGAGGCGAACGGACAAGTATTCGCAGTCTTCTTCTTTGCCACGCAATATGGAAATCCATTGGTTCTCGATAATCAATTCATGCGTGACAGTATTGCTTTTAACTGGTTTTCTTGCCACAATTCTCATGCGTGTTCTGAAGAATGATTTTGTTAA GTATGCTCGTGATGAGGAAGCACTTGATGATCAAGAGGAAACTGGATGGAAATACATCCACGGTGATGTTTTCAGATTTCCAAAGTTTAAGTCCTTGTTTGCTGCGGCCATTGGTTCAGGAACCCAACTATTTACTTT gacaattttcatttttgtccTTTCTCTTGTTGGAATCTTCTATCCATACAACCGTGGAGCACTTTTCACTTCATTGGTGGTCATATATGCACTTACATCTGGTATTGCTGGTTATACTGCAACTTCTTTCTATTGCCAGCTAGAAGGAACAAACTGG GTTAGGAATCTACTACTGACAGGGACATTGTTTAGTGGGCCTCTGTTCATCTCGTTTTGCTTCCTTAATACTGTGGCGATAGCCTATAGTGCCACAGCAGCATTGCCATTTGGTACAATTTTGGTGATTCTATTGATATTTACTCTTGTGACATCACCTTTACTGGTATTGGGTGGGATTGCTGGAAAAAATAGCAAACCGGTGTTTCAAGCACCCGTTCGAACAGCAAAATATCCTAGAGAAATTCCAACACAACCGTGGTACAGAAGTGCCCTTCCTCAAATGGCAATGGCTGGTTTTCTTCCCTTCAGTGCTATCTACATTGAGCTTTACTACATCTTTGCAAGTATTTGGGGTCACAAAATATACACCATATACAGCATCTTATTCATAGTCTTCATTATTCTTTTGATCGTCACCGCCTTCATAACTGTTGGTTTGACTTATTTCCAACTTGCTGCAGAGGATCATCAATGGTGGTGGAG ATCATTCGTTTGTGGTGGATCAACGGGTATGTTCATATATGGGTATTGTCTGTACTATTACTACGCCAGATCAGAAATGTCGGGTTTCATGCAGACATCGTACTTCTTTGGATATATGGCTTGCATATGTTACGGTTTCTTCCTTATGCTTGGGACTGTTGGTTTTCAAGCTGCTTTGTTCTTTGTTCGGCACATTTATCGGTCAATTAAGTGCGAATGA